A genome region from Bemisia tabaci chromosome 3, PGI_BMITA_v3 includes the following:
- the LOC109030522 gene encoding uncharacterized protein — MSYFVTVPKERQLLLDLFDYNELNRARARSPTESKNFLDKFYVTEEDYQSNDPLPRDRTPEEKLRHTCENKCSHIYGYLYKSIPSDPTDPDGRNAQYTQRAIVPITVGEIQTTSEGYFPFMRRRVKKPPSADSLCHCKTTPEFCDALKEHGIECSEFETLKNTSSVDAMRYLNDKKDELNKKEGRVVIDVFNHKTLILCVNMEMMKKFDDPIYHGASDQVIRNEMRGTLIDSPADSDYWMDNEF; from the exons ATGTCATATTTTG TGACCGTCCCTAAAGAACGACAACTTCTTCTTGACTTGTTCGACTACAACGAGCTCAACCGCGCTCGTGCCCGGTCTCCGACGGAATCAAAGAATTTCCTGGATAAATTCTATGTCACAGAGGAGGACTACCAGTCAAATGACCCCCTTCCTCGAGACCGAACAC CTGAAGAAAAACTGAGACACACCTGCGAGAACAAATGCTCTCACATCTACGGATACCTCTACAAATCCATTCCCTCGGATCCGACCGATCCCGATGGCAGAAACGCCCAGTATACACAAAGAGCAATTGTACCCATCACCGTCGGTGAGATACAGACCACTAGTGAAGGGTATTTCCCATTTATGCGCCGACGCGTAAAAAAACCCCCGTCAGCAGATAGTCTATGCCATTGCAAAACGACGCCAGAATTTTGCGATGCCCTGAAAGAGCACGGAATCGAATGCTCAGAGTTCGAAACGCTCAAGAATACCTCTTCGGTGGACGCCATGAGGTACCTGAACGACAAGAAGGACGAGTTGAATAAGAAAGAGGGAAGGGTGGTAATCGACGTTTTCAACCATAAGACTTTGATCCTTTGCGTGAATATGGAGATGATGAAGAAGTTTGATGACCCCATTTATCACGGAGCGTCCGACCAGGTCATCAGGAACGAGATGAGGGGCACCCTTATCGACTCACCAGCGGATTCAGATTACTGGATGGATAATGAATTTTAG